In Streptomyces sp. 840.1, one DNA window encodes the following:
- a CDS encoding response regulator transcription factor, which translates to MTRVLLAEDDASISEPLARALRREGYEVEVREDGPTALDAGLQGGIDLVVLDLGLPGMDGLEVARRLRAEGHSVPVLVLTARADEVDTVVGLDAGADDYVTKPFRLAELLARVRALLRRGATEPAPQPATHGVRIDVESHRAWMGDEELQLTAKEFDLLRVLVRDAGRVVTRDQLMREVWDTTWWSSTKTLDMHISWLRKKLGDDAANPRYIATVRGVGFRFEKS; encoded by the coding sequence ATGACCCGTGTACTGCTCGCCGAGGACGACGCATCCATCTCGGAGCCATTGGCCCGCGCCCTGCGTCGGGAGGGTTACGAGGTCGAGGTCCGCGAAGACGGTCCGACCGCTCTCGACGCCGGCCTCCAGGGCGGCATCGACCTGGTCGTACTCGACCTGGGGCTGCCCGGAATGGACGGCCTCGAAGTCGCCCGCAGGCTCCGTGCCGAGGGCCACTCCGTGCCGGTGCTGGTGCTGACCGCCCGCGCCGACGAGGTCGACACGGTCGTCGGCCTCGACGCCGGCGCCGACGACTACGTCACCAAGCCCTTCCGCCTCGCCGAACTCCTCGCCCGGGTCCGGGCCCTGCTGCGCCGGGGCGCCACCGAGCCCGCCCCGCAGCCCGCCACCCACGGGGTCAGGATCGACGTCGAGTCGCACCGGGCCTGGATGGGCGACGAGGAACTCCAGCTCACCGCCAAGGAGTTCGACCTGCTGCGGGTCCTGGTCCGTGACGCGGGCCGGGTCGTCACCCGCGACCAGCTGATGCGCGAGGTCTGGGACACCACCTGGTGGTCCTCGACCAAGACCCTCGACATGCACATCTCCTGGCTCCGCAAGAAGCTCGGGGACGACGCCGCCAATCCGCGCTACATCGCCACCGTCCGGGGCGTCGGCTTCCGCTTCGAGAAGAGCTGA
- a CDS encoding ATP-binding protein — protein sequence MRRRLINSTLAVVLVVIAVFGVSLVIVEARTISSSAQESVDSEALRVISVIESRLLGSERINPGVLAEQVDDKRYALVKMVGREPIEVGERPSGSVISATEVGEHGEKVTIEESRSAVTREVGRTLMIIGAVALLAIVSAVLLAVRQANKLASPLTDLAETAERLGSGDPRPRHKRYGVPELDRVADVLDASAERIARMLTAERRLAADASHQLRTPLTALSMRIEEISVTDDPETVKEEANIALTQVERLTDVVQRLLTNARDPRTGSAVVFDLDEVVKQQIEEWRPAYRGEGRAIVRSGKQGLRAVGTPGAVAQVLAALIENSLMHGGGTVALRTRVTGNQAVIEVTDEGAGVPADLGARIFERTISGRNSTGIGLAVARDLAEADGGRLELLQQQPPVFALFLSRVALNRKEPERPVR from the coding sequence ATGCGCCGAAGACTGATCAACTCCACCCTCGCCGTGGTGCTCGTGGTGATCGCCGTCTTCGGCGTCTCCCTCGTCATCGTCGAGGCCCGCACCATCAGCAGCAGCGCCCAGGAGAGCGTCGACTCCGAGGCGCTGCGCGTGATCAGTGTCATCGAGAGCCGGCTCCTGGGCTCCGAGCGGATCAACCCCGGGGTGCTGGCCGAACAGGTCGACGACAAGCGCTACGCCCTGGTCAAGATGGTCGGCCGCGAACCCATCGAGGTGGGCGAGCGCCCGAGCGGCAGTGTGATCAGCGCCACCGAGGTGGGGGAGCACGGCGAGAAGGTCACCATCGAGGAGTCCCGCTCCGCCGTCACCCGCGAGGTCGGCCGCACCCTGATGATCATCGGCGCGGTGGCGCTTCTCGCCATCGTCTCCGCCGTCCTGCTGGCCGTGCGCCAGGCCAACAAGCTGGCCTCGCCCCTCACCGACCTGGCCGAGACCGCGGAGCGCCTCGGCTCGGGGGACCCGCGCCCGCGCCACAAGCGGTACGGGGTGCCGGAGCTGGACCGGGTCGCCGACGTGCTCGACGCCTCCGCCGAACGGATCGCCCGGATGCTGACTGCCGAGCGCCGGCTCGCCGCCGACGCCTCCCACCAGCTCCGTACGCCGCTGACCGCGCTCTCCATGCGGATCGAGGAGATCTCGGTCACCGACGACCCGGAGACGGTCAAGGAGGAGGCGAACATCGCCCTCACCCAGGTCGAGCGCCTCACGGACGTGGTCCAGCGGCTCCTGACCAACGCCCGCGACCCGCGGACCGGCTCTGCGGTCGTCTTCGATCTCGACGAGGTGGTCAAGCAGCAGATCGAGGAGTGGCGCCCGGCCTACCGGGGCGAGGGCCGTGCGATCGTCCGCTCCGGCAAGCAGGGGCTGCGGGCCGTCGGCACCCCGGGCGCGGTCGCGCAGGTGCTGGCCGCGCTGATCGAGAACTCGCTGATGCACGGTGGCGGCACGGTCGCCCTGCGTACCCGGGTCACCGGCAACCAGGCGGTCATCGAGGTGACGGACGAGGGCGCCGGCGTCCCTGCGGACCTGGGCGCCCGGATCTTCGAGCGGACCATCAGCGGCCGCAACTCCACGGGGATCGGCCTCGCGGTCGCCCGGGACCTGGCGGAGGCGGACGGCGGCCGCCTCGAACTGCTCCAGCAGCAGCCCCCGGTCTTCGCCCTGTTCCTCAGCCGGGTCGCCCTGAACAGAAAAGAACCGGAACGCCCGGTGCGATGA
- a CDS encoding GtrA family protein: MPDSATPRGNSGQGLRVRLDLLGREIAKFGAVGAVGLVVNIAVSNLLWRYTDIPTVRAGLLATFVAILCNYVGFRYWTYRDRDKSGRTRELTLFLLFSAVGAVIEMGVLYAATYGFGWDTPVQSNVFKILGIGIATLFRFWSYRSWVFKALPDKESVLSEAEAAAAVSVPVPVVPAPAAAVRVEADTARR, from the coding sequence GTGCCGGACTCCGCGACGCCGCGGGGGAACTCCGGACAGGGCCTGCGGGTCCGGCTGGATCTCCTGGGCCGGGAGATCGCCAAGTTCGGCGCGGTCGGCGCGGTCGGTCTGGTCGTCAATATCGCCGTGTCCAACCTGCTGTGGCGGTACACGGACATCCCGACCGTGCGGGCCGGCCTGCTCGCCACGTTCGTCGCCATCCTGTGCAACTACGTCGGCTTCCGCTACTGGACCTACCGGGACCGCGACAAGAGCGGACGGACCCGCGAGCTGACACTGTTCCTGCTGTTCAGCGCGGTGGGTGCGGTCATCGAGATGGGTGTGCTGTACGCGGCGACGTACGGGTTCGGCTGGGACACCCCGGTGCAGAGCAATGTCTTCAAGATCCTCGGTATCGGGATCGCGACGCTGTTCCGCTTCTGGTCGTACCGGAGCTGGGTGTTCAAGGCGCTGCCTGACAAAGAGTCCGTACTGAGTGAGGCGGAGGCGGCGGCTGCGGTTTCGGTGCCCGTGCCTGTCGTGCCCGCGCCCGCGGCCGCCGTTCGGGTCGAGGCGGACACGGCTCGGCGGTAG